The following is a genomic window from Sutcliffiella horikoshii.
AACAATCAGACCCTTCTCTCAATACGCTTACGAGGTTAGCTGTCGGGTTAGAGGATGAGAGTCCTCTTCGCATAAGTGCAATTCACCCCAAGATATTCCGAAAATTATCAGGATATCAGTATGGTTCCCCCGCTCTGTAAAGATTAAGCAATAGGTTAAAATGTATAGAATGATGATACTTAATTTACTCCCCTTTTTTAACTTCGTCAATAGATAATTTGTAAAAAACATGTAAAGCGTTTTCAACTTGAACTATGGCAGAAAAATGTCCTTATCAAAAAAATAATTTATATGGAGAGTGTAAGATAGTACTTTATTAAGATAAAATTGCTATAATTATGTAAAGCACTTCAGTAAAAAAGGCGATACTTATAATTAATTGCTCATATTCACATAAAAACATGTATATGGTAGAAATCAGTAGATAAATATGACTAGAAACCAGGCAAGGGAGGGAGCATTCATACACACTCATAAAATTTGGAGGATATTAACCTTCATACTAGTAGTATGTTCATTAATATGGGTTGTTCAAACAGAGTGGTTTTCCATTTTTAAGAGTGGTGATATTGAACAAATTCAATTGATGTTAGAAGAGGAAATATATTTCTTATTATTACTAACCTTCTCCTTAATGCTAATTCAGAACCTGTTTACGCTCATCCCGATTGTAGGGATAATAGTTATTAATATTGCTTTGTTTGGACTGGTATGCGGGTATATATGGAGTCTTGCTACAAGCTTAATTGGCGCACTGGTCGCTTTCGTCGTCTTTCGTTATTGGTTCCAATCGCTCCTTATCAACAAGGTTAAAAAATCATATCTAGAAAAGTTGGAGCAGAATGGTGTTTTTTTCGTT
Proteins encoded in this region:
- a CDS encoding TVP38/TMEM64 family protein, with the protein product MTRNQAREGAFIHTHKIWRILTFILVVCSLIWVVQTEWFSIFKSGDIEQIQLMLEEEIYFLLLLTFSLMLIQNLFTLIPIVGIIVINIALFGLVCGYIWSLATSLIGALVAFVVFRYWFQSLLINKVKKSYLEKLEQNGVFFVLLLRLIPFVPSSLINITGGVSSIRLMPFLTATFIGNALYLLLLSFVANGLLSADIEGYMLVALLVAILPSIYLYRYLKKKSGLGENEKRKVRGG